Proteins from one Pseudomonas bijieensis genomic window:
- a CDS encoding TonB-dependent receptor: protein MHHRTSTAGFVGFTFTALAMAIASERLSAAEQAATEHVEVVGQAASIDQALKEQRSADSIKSVVHADGVAQLPDENVAEAVQRLPGVSVERDQGEGRFVSVRGLGPDLNSVTINGTLVPAPESERRAVALDVLPSELVQSLSVIKTLTPDMDANSLGGTVDVKSLSAFDHKGLFYTGSSEASYDKNTGQTSPKFSGAISDRFSLGDGIDNFGVAAALSWQKRDFGSDNVETGGAWDFEQGSRLEEFEQRDYDIRRERAGGGLNFDYKPDDSSSYYLRTLYSRYKDSEIRNSTSIAFEDPQAAGELGDAEGQRKLKQREETQEIQSYVLGGERLFGLWTLSGQGGYSQSSEDSPGHIAGATFEGIDGFNGGFYDNDKPRPIIGSGFYDPANFSLDKVDWEQQKTTDTEKNLRLDLARDYDLRGYASLVKFGGKVSRRNKDNDLDAWVYEDFDDLGFTDEQLNLGQFQKGNVDYRLGRFGPGISADAIKQLIGGLNRDDFFDEQESRVNDFKMSEDINAAYLMNTVDINDWRFIAGMRYEGTEFEAKGTGATDGVFTDTETRRKYHHWLPGLHARYQLDKNTQVRAAWTKSVVRPTFGQLAPGFVIDDDEATFGNPDLKPLESSNLDLGIEHFMGHAGTVSAFVFYKDIKNFVYNTDLAGTGAWTDFAEAHSYANGDSAKLYGLELAYSQKFDWLPAPWNGLLLGANTTFSRSDAEIEGFDQASGTQRKRSIDLPNQSDTVGNLMLGWENDKLSLRLSANYKSAYLFELASISDRDHDLHVDAQTFVDFSARYSLTKNLQVSLEAQNLTDEPYFVYTGHRSYNGQYEEYGPTYKLGLTFTHF, encoded by the coding sequence ATGCACCACCGCACCAGCACTGCCGGGTTCGTCGGTTTCACGTTCACCGCATTGGCGATGGCCATTGCCAGTGAGCGTTTGAGCGCCGCCGAGCAGGCGGCCACGGAACACGTCGAAGTGGTTGGCCAGGCCGCCAGCATCGACCAGGCCCTCAAGGAGCAGCGCAGCGCCGACAGCATCAAGAGCGTCGTGCATGCCGACGGTGTGGCGCAATTGCCGGATGAAAACGTCGCCGAAGCCGTGCAGCGCCTGCCCGGGGTCAGCGTCGAGCGCGACCAGGGCGAAGGTCGGTTTGTCAGCGTGCGCGGCCTGGGGCCGGACCTCAACAGCGTGACCATCAACGGCACGCTGGTGCCGGCCCCGGAAAGCGAGCGGCGGGCCGTTGCCCTGGATGTACTGCCTTCGGAGCTGGTGCAATCCTTGTCGGTGATCAAGACCCTGACACCGGACATGGACGCCAATTCCCTGGGCGGTACGGTGGACGTCAAAAGTCTCTCGGCCTTCGACCACAAGGGTCTGTTCTATACCGGCAGCAGCGAAGCCAGCTATGACAAGAACACCGGCCAGACCAGCCCGAAATTCTCCGGTGCCATCAGCGATCGCTTCAGCCTCGGCGACGGCATCGATAACTTCGGCGTGGCCGCGGCGCTGAGCTGGCAGAAGCGTGACTTCGGCTCGGACAACGTCGAAACCGGCGGTGCCTGGGATTTCGAGCAAGGCTCACGCCTCGAAGAGTTCGAACAGCGCGACTACGACATTCGTCGCGAGCGGGCCGGTGGCGGGCTGAACTTCGACTACAAGCCCGATGACTCCAGCAGCTATTACCTGCGCACGTTGTACAGCCGCTACAAGGACAGCGAAATCCGCAACTCCACCAGCATCGCCTTTGAAGACCCGCAGGCTGCCGGTGAACTGGGTGATGCCGAGGGTCAGCGCAAACTCAAGCAACGTGAAGAAACCCAGGAGATCCAATCCTACGTACTCGGCGGTGAGCGCCTGTTCGGTCTCTGGACCTTGAGTGGCCAGGGCGGCTACAGCCAATCGAGCGAAGACAGCCCCGGCCACATTGCTGGCGCCACCTTCGAAGGCATCGATGGTTTCAACGGCGGTTTCTACGACAACGACAAGCCCCGGCCGATTATCGGCTCAGGGTTCTACGATCCGGCCAATTTCAGCCTCGACAAGGTGGACTGGGAACAGCAGAAGACCACCGACACCGAGAAAAACCTGCGTCTGGACCTGGCCCGGGACTACGACTTGCGCGGCTATGCGTCCCTAGTCAAATTCGGCGGCAAAGTCAGTCGACGGAACAAGGACAACGACCTGGACGCCTGGGTCTACGAGGATTTCGACGACCTGGGCTTCACCGACGAGCAGTTGAACCTGGGGCAGTTCCAGAAAGGCAATGTGGACTACCGCCTCGGTCGCTTCGGCCCGGGCATCAGCGCCGATGCCATCAAGCAGTTGATCGGCGGCCTCAATCGCGATGACTTTTTCGACGAGCAGGAGTCGCGCGTCAACGACTTCAAGATGAGCGAGGACATCAACGCCGCGTACCTGATGAATACCGTCGACATCAATGACTGGCGTTTCATCGCCGGCATGCGCTACGAAGGCACCGAGTTCGAGGCCAAGGGCACCGGCGCCACCGACGGTGTATTCACTGATACCGAGACCCGTCGCAAGTATCACCACTGGTTGCCGGGCCTGCATGCACGCTACCAATTGGACAAGAACACCCAGGTGCGTGCGGCGTGGACCAAATCCGTGGTGCGTCCGACCTTCGGGCAATTGGCGCCGGGTTTTGTCATCGACGATGATGAGGCGACTTTCGGCAACCCGGACCTCAAGCCGCTGGAATCGAGCAACCTGGACCTGGGCATCGAGCACTTCATGGGCCACGCCGGCACGGTCTCGGCCTTCGTGTTCTACAAGGACATCAAGAACTTCGTCTACAACACCGACCTGGCCGGCACGGGCGCCTGGACCGATTTCGCCGAAGCCCACAGCTACGCCAACGGCGACAGCGCCAAACTCTATGGCCTGGAGCTGGCCTACTCGCAAAAATTCGACTGGTTGCCGGCGCCTTGGAACGGCTTGCTGTTGGGGGCCAACACCACCTTCAGCCGTTCGGATGCCGAAATCGAAGGCTTCGACCAGGCCAGCGGTACCCAGCGCAAGCGCAGCATCGACCTGCCGAACCAGTCGGACACGGTCGGCAACCTGATGTTGGGTTGGGAAAACGACAAGCTGAGCCTGCGGCTGTCGGCCAACTACAAGTCAGCGTACCTGTTCGAACTGGCGTCCATCAGCGACCGCGACCATGACCTGCACGTCGACGCCCAGACCTTCGTCGATTTCAGCGCGCGCTATTCGCTGACCAAGAACCTGCAAGTCAGCCTGGAAGCCCAGAACCTTACCGACGAGCCGTATTTCGTCTACACCGGCCATCGCTCCTACAACGGCCAGTACGAAGAGTACGGCCCGACCTACAAGCTGGGGCTGACCTTTACCCATTTCTGA
- a CDS encoding phytase translates to MKTMFFLPKRYLLAMAISLASAAALAAAPAPRLKLQSWSQAEQLSINALAFLPGPSTTERLASAREGLFLLDAQGRELTRLKGSFEGVDSRAQGANVLVASLDSTRQQALIVSLDPQNRQWDTPLYLPVRDFPVNGLCLYRDGASNLFVFLVGEEGKGEQWLVGNGERLSDSAQRVRGLPLPPDAKTCQVQDSANQLFVNEERVGWWAYPASSEAETVRVPVAMRAPFGDLRQSAGAMAVLPGGLLGLDPEAAQLHVYQQQGEGWSAKANLPLAGLKEPENLAARLTKSGIEVLLRDDDNGHLYQGEISWKPTPVPLPPVLPSVAAIVQSEPVARQGDAADDPAIWVHPTTPGLSRVLGTNKKQGLLAYDLRGKLLQELPVGRLNNVDVRANFKLGTQTVDLAVASNRDRNSLSLFSIDRTSGELREAGEITTPLKEIYGICLFQPAEGELYAFANGKDGRFVQYRLSAPDGVVKGQLVRQFSVDSQPEGCVADEQRQRLFLGEEDVGVWAVDARAEQPATLSRVIEVGQTLHADVEGMALYQAGGRDYLVISSQGNDSYLVLDAQPPYAVRGAFRVGLNAAAGIDGASETDGLEVTSVNLGGPWSQGMLVVQDGRKRMPEQAQNFKFVPWADVAKALRLP, encoded by the coding sequence TTGAAGACGATGTTTTTCTTACCCAAGCGCTACCTACTGGCGATGGCGATCAGCCTGGCATCCGCCGCCGCCCTGGCGGCCGCCCCAGCGCCCAGGCTAAAACTGCAATCCTGGTCTCAAGCCGAGCAACTGTCGATCAACGCTCTGGCATTCCTGCCCGGCCCTTCGACGACCGAGCGACTGGCCAGTGCCCGCGAGGGCTTGTTCTTGCTCGATGCCCAGGGTCGCGAACTGACGCGCCTGAAGGGCAGCTTCGAAGGTGTCGATAGTCGTGCCCAGGGCGCGAACGTGTTGGTCGCCAGCCTCGACAGCACGCGCCAGCAAGCCCTGATCGTTAGCCTCGATCCACAAAACCGTCAGTGGGATACGCCGTTGTACCTGCCCGTGCGGGATTTCCCGGTCAACGGCCTGTGCCTTTATCGCGACGGGGCGAGCAACCTGTTTGTGTTCCTGGTCGGCGAGGAGGGCAAGGGCGAGCAATGGCTGGTGGGCAATGGCGAGCGCCTGAGCGACAGCGCGCAACGGGTGCGCGGCTTGCCATTGCCGCCGGATGCCAAGACCTGCCAGGTGCAGGACAGCGCCAATCAATTGTTCGTCAACGAGGAACGGGTGGGTTGGTGGGCCTATCCGGCATCCTCTGAGGCCGAGACCGTGCGGGTGCCCGTGGCGATGCGCGCACCGTTCGGCGACCTCAGGCAAAGCGCCGGGGCCATGGCCGTGTTGCCGGGAGGCCTGTTGGGGCTGGACCCGGAAGCGGCGCAACTGCATGTGTATCAGCAGCAGGGAGAGGGTTGGAGCGCCAAAGCCAATCTGCCGTTGGCGGGCTTGAAGGAGCCGGAAAACCTCGCGGCGCGGTTGACGAAAAGTGGCATTGAAGTGCTGCTGCGCGACGATGACAACGGTCACCTGTACCAAGGCGAAATCAGCTGGAAACCCACGCCAGTGCCTTTGCCGCCGGTCCTGCCGAGTGTCGCCGCCATCGTCCAGAGCGAGCCAGTGGCCCGCCAGGGCGATGCAGCCGATGACCCGGCGATCTGGGTTCATCCGACGACGCCCGGGCTGAGCCGGGTGCTGGGCACCAACAAGAAGCAAGGCCTGCTGGCCTACGATCTGCGCGGCAAGTTGTTGCAGGAGCTGCCGGTCGGACGCCTGAATAACGTCGATGTGCGGGCGAACTTCAAGCTGGGCACGCAAACCGTCGACCTGGCCGTGGCCAGCAATCGTGATCGCAACAGCTTGAGCCTGTTCAGCATCGACCGCACCAGTGGCGAGTTGCGCGAAGCGGGCGAGATTACGACGCCATTGAAGGAAATCTACGGCATCTGCCTGTTCCAGCCTGCCGAAGGTGAACTGTATGCCTTCGCCAACGGCAAGGACGGGCGCTTCGTGCAGTACCGCCTGAGCGCGCCGGATGGCGTGGTGAAAGGCCAGTTGGTGCGCCAGTTCAGCGTCGACAGCCAGCCTGAAGGTTGCGTGGCCGATGAGCAGCGCCAGCGTCTGTTTCTCGGTGAAGAGGATGTGGGCGTCTGGGCGGTGGATGCCCGGGCCGAGCAACCCGCCACGTTGAGCCGTGTGATCGAGGTCGGCCAGACGTTGCACGCCGACGTCGAGGGCATGGCCTTGTACCAGGCCGGGGGCCGCGACTACCTGGTGATCTCCAGCCAGGGCAACGACAGCTACCTGGTGCTCGATGCCCAGCCGCCTTATGCCGTGCGGGGTGCGTTCCGGGTCGGCCTGAACGCCGCCGCAGGCATCGACGGGGCATCGGAAACCGATGGCCTGGAGGTGACCTCGGTGAACCTCGGCGGGCCTTGGAGCCAGGGAATGCTGGTAGTCCAGGACGGCCGCAAGCGCATGCCCGAGCAGGCCCAGAACTTCAAGTTCGTGCCCTGGGCCGACGTGGCGAAAGCGCTACGCCTGCCTTGA
- the tolQ gene encoding protein TolQ, with translation MQATLEHMTIWGLISDASLLVKAVMLTLLLASLLSWYLIIQRSAVLQRNERQFNGFMQRFRSTQDLLPLYREHAQVREEDGGVTPIFQAGLLAFTQLNQPSSTPEVVLEGVERSLQVAISEQEVQLEKGLQFLATVGSVSPYIGLFGTVWGIMNAFLGLSQVQQASLSTVAPGIAEALIATAIGLFAAIPAVIAYNRFAARGQTLLTRYYAFGNELQARLHRKLHGAPVNLASAA, from the coding sequence ATGCAAGCCACTTTGGAACACATGACGATCTGGGGCCTGATCAGCGACGCGAGTCTGCTGGTCAAGGCAGTCATGCTCACGTTGCTGCTGGCCTCGCTATTGAGCTGGTACCTGATCATCCAGCGCAGCGCCGTGTTGCAACGCAACGAGCGCCAGTTCAACGGTTTCATGCAGCGTTTTCGCAGCACCCAGGATCTGTTGCCCCTGTATAGGGAGCACGCACAAGTGCGCGAAGAAGACGGCGGCGTCACGCCGATTTTCCAGGCGGGGCTGTTGGCTTTCACTCAGCTCAACCAGCCTTCGAGCACGCCCGAGGTGGTGCTCGAAGGCGTCGAGCGTTCGCTGCAGGTGGCGATCAGCGAACAGGAAGTGCAGTTGGAGAAAGGTTTGCAGTTTCTCGCCACCGTTGGTTCGGTCAGCCCTTACATCGGTTTGTTTGGCACCGTCTGGGGGATCATGAATGCCTTTCTTGGCCTGTCCCAGGTGCAGCAGGCCAGCCTTTCCACCGTGGCGCCGGGCATTGCCGAAGCCTTGATCGCCACGGCCATCGGCTTGTTCGCAGCGATTCCGGCGGTGATTGCCTATAACCGTTTTGCGGCCCGCGGCCAGACGTTGCTGACCCGTTACTACGCTTTCGGCAACGAGCTGCAGGCGCGTCTGCACCGCAAGCTGCACGGTGCCCCGGTGAACCTGGCCTCGGCCGCTTGA
- the tolR gene encoding protein TolR, which yields MLVKPQRKHGPKAEMNVVPYIDVMLVLLVIFMVTAPMLTQGVKIELPKVASEALTNDSRQQILTLSVKAEGGYYWNLGGELDTRHQTDSAVDLEQMRAKVAQVVAERSDTQVYIRADEHADYGRVVAAMAALQQGGVSNLGLVTEAPQ from the coding sequence ATGCTCGTCAAGCCACAACGCAAGCACGGTCCCAAGGCCGAAATGAACGTGGTGCCGTACATCGACGTGATGTTGGTGCTGCTGGTGATTTTCATGGTCACCGCGCCGATGCTGACCCAGGGGGTGAAGATCGAACTGCCCAAGGTCGCCAGCGAGGCACTGACCAACGATAGCCGCCAGCAAATTCTCACCCTGTCGGTAAAGGCCGAGGGCGGTTACTACTGGAACCTGGGCGGTGAGCTGGACACACGCCACCAGACCGACAGCGCCGTGGACCTGGAGCAGATGCGCGCCAAGGTGGCGCAGGTCGTGGCCGAGCGCAGCGATACCCAGGTGTACATCCGCGCCGACGAGCATGCCGATTATGGCCGGGTCGTCGCGGCCATGGCTGCGTTGCAGCAAGGTGGCGTGAGCAATCTCGGGCTGGTGACCGAGGCGCCACAATGA
- a CDS encoding energy transducer TonB — protein sequence MTAMIMHSASLSTPTLNRHGVWKNSLAAGLAVALHAGVALLLVLGWNVEKLTVETPRVLRTQLVMLPPAPVPEAPAPAPVIPVAAPLVESTPPPIDAPRPVPAKPVVDPRIQAQKLEQAALARKRVEEQKREQQAQQQRERQANERRRQDAEQQVAEQQRQARQAQELAQQRLAEQARQATADSRSYQPLSKQAPDYPQRALDKGLEGDCTVEYSVMPDGRIDNPKVIEGCHPLFIRPSLAAAQTFRYQPRIIDGRAVTVPAVRNTFHYRIK from the coding sequence ATGACGGCGATGATCATGCACAGTGCCTCCTTGAGTACGCCGACGCTGAACCGCCACGGCGTTTGGAAAAACAGCCTGGCGGCCGGGCTCGCCGTGGCCCTGCACGCTGGCGTGGCGCTGTTATTGGTGTTGGGCTGGAACGTGGAGAAGCTGACCGTCGAGACGCCCCGGGTGTTGCGCACGCAACTGGTGATGTTGCCGCCGGCTCCGGTGCCCGAAGCACCGGCCCCGGCCCCTGTCATCCCTGTCGCCGCGCCATTGGTCGAATCCACACCGCCACCCATTGATGCGCCTCGTCCCGTTCCTGCCAAGCCGGTCGTGGACCCGCGAATCCAGGCGCAGAAACTGGAACAGGCGGCCCTGGCCCGTAAACGGGTCGAGGAGCAGAAGCGCGAGCAACAGGCCCAACAGCAGCGCGAGCGCCAGGCAAACGAACGACGCCGGCAAGACGCCGAACAGCAGGTCGCCGAGCAACAGCGTCAGGCCCGGCAGGCACAAGAGCTTGCCCAGCAACGCCTTGCCGAGCAGGCACGCCAGGCCACCGCCGACAGCCGCAGTTATCAACCCCTGAGCAAGCAAGCCCCGGATTATCCGCAACGCGCCCTGGACAAGGGGCTGGAAGGCGATTGCACCGTGGAATACAGCGTGATGCCGGACGGGCGGATCGATAACCCCAAGGTCATCGAGGGTTGCCACCCCCTGTTCATCCGGCCATCCCTGGCCGCCGCCCAGACGTTTCGTTATCAACCGCGAATCATTGATGGCAGGGCGGTGACGGTGCCGGCGGTGCGCAATACCTTTCACTACCGGATCAAATGA
- a CDS encoding helix-turn-helix domain-containing protein, which produces MEVTERTSATGLQAHIRGERLATSDGVSAKDILVEIFVRERSEAHIVVPAVAEPLLVWVLSGEAIVEERIANQDWEANSVRSADFFLTTSPVPYEMRWQVTSHEPFVVMHVYLGLALLERAIAEAGGSGGVQLREVSGGRDEALSALLEPIRAELTRRGETSALLIQGMAQCVAVHLARHYLDADADDMSGRNALPAFKLKRVIELMEQRLAEPFCLGDLAQAIGLSEYHFSRLFKRATGRSPSQYFIQLRMARARQLLMETERSVIDIGLEVGYGSASHFSQIFRREVGVAPSHYRK; this is translated from the coding sequence ATGGAAGTCACCGAACGAACATCGGCAACCGGCCTGCAGGCACACATACGCGGCGAGCGCCTGGCGACGTCCGATGGCGTATCGGCCAAAGACATCCTGGTCGAGATCTTTGTCCGTGAGCGCAGCGAAGCACACATCGTCGTGCCGGCGGTGGCCGAGCCGTTGCTCGTCTGGGTGTTGTCCGGGGAAGCCATCGTCGAGGAACGCATCGCCAACCAGGACTGGGAAGCGAATAGCGTGCGCAGCGCGGATTTCTTCCTGACCACATCCCCGGTGCCTTACGAGATGCGCTGGCAAGTCACCAGCCACGAACCGTTCGTGGTCATGCATGTGTACCTGGGGTTGGCATTGCTGGAGCGCGCCATTGCCGAAGCCGGCGGCAGCGGTGGGGTCCAGTTGCGAGAAGTCTCTGGCGGACGGGATGAAGCACTTTCAGCCTTGCTCGAACCGATTCGGGCAGAGTTGACCCGGCGCGGTGAAACCAGTGCCTTGCTGATCCAGGGCATGGCGCAATGCGTAGCGGTGCACTTGGCACGGCATTACCTGGATGCCGATGCCGACGACATGTCCGGACGTAACGCCCTGCCCGCCTTCAAGCTCAAGCGGGTTATCGAACTGATGGAACAGCGACTGGCCGAACCCTTCTGCCTCGGTGACCTGGCCCAGGCCATCGGCCTGAGCGAATACCACTTCAGCCGCCTGTTCAAGCGCGCCACCGGGCGTTCGCCCTCGCAGTACTTCATCCAGCTGAGAATGGCCCGGGCCCGGCAACTGCTGATGGAAACCGAGCGCAGCGTCATCGATATCGGCCTGGAGGTCGGGTATGGCAGCGCCAGCCACTTCTCCCAGATCTTCCGCCGCGAAGTGGGCGTGGCGCCGAGTCATTACCGCAAGTAA
- a CDS encoding response regulator, translating into MNRDLRILIVDDQRPNLDLMEQLLAREGLHNVLSSTEPLRTLDLFNSFEPDLVILDLHMPAFDGFAVLEQLNRRIPANDYLPILVLTADATRDTRLRALALGARDFISKPLDALETMLRIWNLLETRALYKALRELIPSQSIELLRQHRPTADPA; encoded by the coding sequence ATGAATCGCGACTTGCGCATTCTGATCGTCGACGATCAACGCCCCAACCTGGACCTGATGGAACAACTGCTGGCCCGCGAAGGGCTGCACAATGTGCTGAGCAGCACCGAACCTTTGCGTACGCTCGACCTGTTCAACAGCTTCGAGCCGGACCTGGTCATCCTCGACCTGCACATGCCGGCGTTCGACGGCTTTGCCGTGCTGGAGCAACTCAACCGGCGCATTCCGGCCAACGACTACCTGCCCATCCTGGTGCTGACCGCCGACGCGACCCGTGACACCCGCCTGCGGGCCCTGGCCCTCGGTGCGCGGGATTTCATCAGCAAACCCCTGGACGCACTGGAAACCATGTTGCGCATCTGGAACCTGCTGGAAACCCGGGCGCTCTATAAGGCGTTGCGCGAGTTGATTCCGTCTCAATCCATCGAACTGTTGCGCCAACACCGTCCTACCGCCGACCCGGCTTGA
- a CDS encoding ATP-binding protein, with amino-acid sequence MRFLAARRWADLPLRGKALVVISLPLVVLLLSLVLIYITERQTARAEEDVRRVLLVQGDIQTVHTLLAEAAASVRGYLLTRREDFLPSYEQATPLIHAALQRLDHNIRDARMREHLQTITPLIADKLDGLLALRNGKRDDPEAITAILIENKQVLDVLREQISAMRIREDALLADRSAAASATRMRLLFATLLAAVCGLLGAIVAVLFLSKGIVARVQQDQGNAQRLALGQPLLPQPPEQDEIGQLGTRLVEAGQLLAERERALRDNEERLRLIIDGVKDYGIFALDAQGYVTTWNAGAERIKGYTEQEIIGRHFSLFYLAEECPAHPDMALREATRDGHYMEEGWRCRKDGSRFWASVVITAQYDGTGALRGFSKITRDITDRRAAEIALRTAREEAESASRAKSEFLSRMSHELRTPLNAILGFAQLLDMDSTAGQRPQVSHILRAGQHLLALINEVLDIARIEAGRLPLNIEPIALSTVLHEALTLVSPMAADAGIHLAELPPLADGCGVLADRQRLVQVLLNLLSNAIKYNRPGGEVRIEVSVQAHQVSIAVNDTGHGIAPEQLDQLFKPFERLGADPQVEGTGLGLSLSKSLLEMMQGKLQVHSEPGHGCCFTLQLPGTEVVGAHLPPIAALAVTRAPVDYHGKVLCIEDNLSSLALIETLMQRRPGIQLLSSMQGQMGLDLARQHTPQLILLDVSLPDLEGLEVLRRLRQSPTTATIPVLMITADASDLTHRALHEAGATAILTKPIHIQAFLGHLEHYLPEPA; translated from the coding sequence ATGAGGTTTCTCGCCGCCCGCCGCTGGGCCGACTTGCCGTTGCGAGGCAAGGCCCTGGTGGTGATCTCCTTGCCCCTGGTGGTCCTGCTGCTGTCGCTGGTGCTGATCTACATCACCGAACGCCAGACTGCCCGGGCCGAAGAGGATGTGCGCCGTGTGCTGCTGGTCCAGGGTGATATCCAGACAGTCCATACCCTGCTGGCCGAGGCAGCGGCCAGCGTGCGGGGTTACCTGCTGACCCGGCGCGAAGATTTCCTGCCCAGCTACGAACAGGCCACCCCGCTGATCCATGCCGCGTTGCAGCGCCTGGACCACAACATTCGCGATGCCAGGATGCGTGAACACCTCCAGACCATCACCCCGCTGATCGCCGACAAACTCGACGGCTTGCTCGCCTTGCGCAACGGCAAGCGCGACGACCCCGAGGCCATCACCGCGATCCTGATCGAAAACAAGCAGGTGCTGGACGTGCTGCGCGAGCAGATCAGCGCCATGCGCATTCGCGAAGATGCCCTGCTCGCCGACCGCAGCGCCGCCGCCTCGGCCACGCGCATGCGCCTGTTGTTCGCCACGTTGCTGGCGGCGGTGTGTGGACTGCTGGGGGCCATTGTCGCGGTGCTGTTCCTGTCCAAGGGCATTGTCGCCCGGGTCCAGCAGGACCAAGGCAACGCCCAGCGCCTGGCCCTGGGCCAACCCTTGTTGCCGCAACCGCCGGAGCAGGATGAAATCGGCCAACTCGGTACCCGTCTCGTAGAAGCCGGACAATTGCTTGCCGAACGCGAGCGGGCCCTGCGCGACAACGAGGAGCGCTTGCGGCTGATCATCGATGGCGTGAAGGACTACGGGATCTTCGCACTCGATGCCCAAGGCTATGTCACCACCTGGAACGCTGGCGCCGAACGGATCAAGGGCTACACCGAGCAGGAGATCATCGGTCGGCACTTTTCCCTGTTCTATTTGGCCGAGGAATGCCCGGCGCACCCGGACATGGCCCTGCGCGAAGCCACCCGCGACGGTCATTACATGGAAGAAGGCTGGCGTTGCCGCAAGGACGGCAGCCGATTCTGGGCCAGCGTGGTCATCACTGCCCAATACGATGGCACTGGCGCCCTGCGCGGCTTTTCCAAGATCACCCGCGACATCACCGACCGCCGCGCTGCCGAGATCGCCCTGCGCACCGCCCGCGAAGAAGCCGAGAGCGCCAGCCGGGCCAAGAGCGAGTTTCTTTCTCGCATGAGCCACGAATTGCGCACGCCATTGAACGCTATCCTGGGTTTCGCTCAATTGCTGGACATGGACTCCACGGCCGGCCAACGCCCCCAGGTCAGCCATATCCTGCGGGCTGGCCAGCATTTGCTGGCGTTGATCAACGAGGTGCTGGACATTGCCCGGATCGAGGCCGGTCGCCTGCCGCTGAACATCGAGCCGATCGCCCTGTCGACGGTGCTGCACGAAGCCCTGACCTTGGTTTCACCGATGGCCGCCGACGCCGGGATCCACTTGGCCGAGCTGCCACCGCTGGCGGATGGCTGCGGCGTGCTCGCTGACCGTCAGCGCCTGGTGCAGGTGTTGCTCAACCTGCTGTCCAACGCCATCAAGTACAACCGGCCCGGCGGCGAGGTGCGCATCGAAGTCAGCGTCCAGGCCCATCAGGTGAGCATTGCCGTCAACGACACCGGCCATGGCATTGCCCCGGAACAGCTGGACCAACTGTTCAAGCCCTTCGAACGCCTGGGCGCCGATCCCCAGGTCGAAGGCACCGGCCTGGGGTTGTCCTTGAGCAAGAGCCTGCTGGAAATGATGCAGGGCAAGCTGCAGGTCCACAGCGAGCCCGGACACGGCTGTTGTTTCACCCTGCAACTGCCGGGTACCGAGGTGGTTGGCGCGCATCTGCCGCCCATTGCCGCGCTGGCGGTGACGCGTGCACCCGTGGACTATCACGGCAAAGTCCTGTGCATCGAAGACAACCTGTCGAGCCTTGCGCTGATCGAAACCCTCATGCAGCGCCGTCCCGGCATTCAACTATTGTCGAGCATGCAAGGCCAGATGGGCCTGGACCTCGCCCGCCAGCACACTCCGCAACTGATCCTGCTGGATGTCAGCCTGCCGGACCTCGAAGGCCTGGAAGTCTTGCGACGCCTGCGCCAATCCCCGACCACGGCGACCATACCCGTGCTGATGATCACCGCCGATGCCAGCGACCTGACCCACCGCGCCCTTCACGAGGCCGGTGCCACGGCGATCCTGACCAAACCTATTCATATCCAGGCCTTCCTGGGCCATCTTGAGCACTATCTACCGGAGCCCGCATGA
- a CDS encoding response regulator, giving the protein MNQPLRLLLADDHEVTRTGFISMLAGSPGFEVVGQARDGQEALDLCDRLKPDIAILDIRMPVLNGLGAARILQQRQPEVKVIIFTMDDSPDHLEAAIGAGAVGYLLKDASRDEVLDALKRVAQGEEALNSSVSARLLRRMAERGANGATQVQALTARERQVLGLVAGGFSNREIGEKLGIAPGTAKAHVERVIGKLGAADRTQAAVRGVALGLVAQPAGQWP; this is encoded by the coding sequence ATGAACCAACCTTTGCGCCTGCTGCTGGCCGACGACCACGAAGTCACTCGCACCGGTTTTATCAGCATGCTCGCCGGCAGCCCGGGATTCGAGGTTGTCGGCCAGGCCCGCGACGGCCAGGAAGCCCTCGACCTGTGCGATCGGCTGAAACCGGACATCGCGATTCTCGACATCCGCATGCCCGTCCTCAACGGCCTGGGCGCGGCGCGGATCCTGCAGCAGCGCCAGCCGGAGGTCAAAGTGATTATCTTCACCATGGATGACAGTCCCGACCACCTCGAAGCCGCCATCGGTGCAGGCGCGGTCGGCTATCTCCTCAAGGACGCCAGCCGCGATGAAGTGCTCGACGCCCTCAAACGGGTTGCCCAGGGCGAAGAGGCGCTGAACAGTTCGGTCAGCGCGCGCCTATTGCGCCGTATGGCCGAGCGTGGTGCGAACGGCGCCACTCAAGTCCAGGCCCTGACCGCCCGGGAGCGCCAGGTATTGGGGCTGGTGGCCGGCGGTTTCAGCAACCGTGAAATCGGCGAAAAACTGGGCATCGCGCCCGGCACGGCCAAAGCCCACGTAGAGCGGGTCATTGGCAAGCTGGGCGCCGCCGATCGCACCCAGGCCGCCGTGCGCGGCGTTGCCCTGGGCCTGGTGGCGCAACCCGCCGGGCAATGGCCATGA